In one Lolium rigidum isolate FL_2022 chromosome 3, APGP_CSIRO_Lrig_0.1, whole genome shotgun sequence genomic region, the following are encoded:
- the LOC124695652 gene encoding inorganic phosphate transporter 1-2-like isoform X2: MGFFTDAYDLFCISLVTRLLGRIYYTEAGSNEPGHLPANVSAAVNGVALCGTLAGQLFFGWLGDKLGRKSVYGFTLILMVLCSIASGLSFGHEAKGVIGTLCFFRFWLGFGVGGDYPLSATIMSEYANKKTRGTFIAAVFAMQGFGILFGTIVTIVVSSAFRNAFPAPPFYIDAASSIGPEADYVWRIIVMFGTIPAALTYYWRMKMPETARYTALITRNTKQATADMSRVLNKDITEEEEKVQLQVASGDTWGLFSRQFMSRHGLHLLATTSTWFLLDVAFYSQNLFQKDIFTKVGWIPPARTMSALEELYRIARAQALIALCGTVPGYWFTVAFIDIIGRFWIQLMGFAMMTIFMLAIAVPYDYLVKPGHHTGFVVLYGLTFFFANFGPNSTTFIVPAEIFPARLRSTCHGVSAAAGKAGAIIGAFGFLYASQDQKKPDKGYSAGIGMRNALFVLAGTNFLGLLFSLLVPESKGRSLEEISKENYDDDATITPAGV; this comes from the coding sequence TGCGGCACGCTCGCCGGCCAGCTCTTCTTTGGCTGGCTCGGTGACAAGCTCGGCCGCAAGAGCGTCTATGGTTTCACGCTCATCCTCATGGTCCTCTGCTCCATCGCGTCGGGGCTCTCGTTCGGCCACGAGGCCAAAGGCGTCATAGGGACGCTCTGTTTCTTTCGCTTCTGGCTTGGCTTTGGCGTCGGCGGCGACTACCCCTTATCAGCGACTATTATGTCTGAGTACGCCAACAAGAAGACACGTGGAACCTTCATCGCTGCCGTCTTTGCCATGCAGGGCTTCGGCATCCTGTTCGGTACCATCGTCACCATCGTCGTCTCATCCGCGTTCCGGAACGCATTCCCAGCGCCACCATTCTACATCGACGCAGCGTCATCCATTGGGCCGGAGGCCGATTACGTTTGGCGCATCATCGTCATGTTTGGCACCATCCCTGCCGCGCTGACCTACTACTGGCGCATGAAGATGCCAGAGACCGCACGGTACACGGCGCTCATCACCCGCAACACAAAGCAGGCCACCGCAGACATGTCCAGGGTGCTCAACAAGGacatcaccgaggaggaggagaaggtccaGCTTCAGGTCGCCTCCGGGGACACCTGGGGCCTCTTCTCACGGCAGTTCATGAGCCGCCACGGACTACACCTGCTAGCCACCACTAGCACCTGGTTCCTACTGGATGTCGCCTTCTACAGCCAGAACCTGTTCCAGAAGGACATCTTCACCAAGGTCGGATGGATCCCACCGGCAAGGACAATGAGCGCCCTCGAGGAGCTGTACCGCATCGCTCGTGCCCAGGCGCTCATCGCTCTTTGCGGCACCGTACCGGGCTACTGGTTCACCGTCGCCTTCATCGACATCATTGGCAGGTTCTGGATCCAGCTCATGGGTTTTGCCATGATGACCATCTTCATGCTCGCCATCGCCGTGCCCTACGACTACCTCGTCAAGCCAGGACACCACACCGGCTTCGTCGTTCTCTACGGCCTCACCTTCTTCTTCGCCAACTTTGGGCCCAACAGCACAACCTTCATCGTGCCCGCCGAGATCTTTCCGGCCAGGCTCCGCTCCACTTGCCACGGTGTCTCTGCCGCTGCCGGTAAGGCCGGGGCGATCATCGGTGCATTCGGGTTCCTGTATGCATCACAGGATCAGAAGAAGCCCGACAAAGGGTACTCCGCGGGTATCGGCATGCGCAACGCACTCTTCGTGCTCGCTGGCACCAACTTCCTGGGATTGCTTTTCTCACTGTTGGTGCCAGAGTCAAAGGGAAGGTCGCTCGAGGAGATCTCCAAGGAGAACTATGACGATGACGCAACCATTACCCCTGCTGGTGTCTAG